In one Gemmatimonadota bacterium genomic region, the following are encoded:
- a CDS encoding pyridoxal-phosphate dependent enzyme: MTDETPQARGERTGSPLPLYERFPALRAIPRVSLCILPSPVDRVTVDGAEIWIKSDGLNAAVCGGNKARALEFLLAGVGSGDTVITTGGEGSTHVLATAMHARRLGARVIGIRWRHDMNHSAYRVADMISDECVSSRVYGGATRALLAAQLARLTQQCHYVPLGGSTPIGVLAHVNAALELAEQIRAGELPLPARVVVPLGSGGTVAGLSLGFAIAGLDIATICVQVTPAIVANRLRVRRLISRTARLIERLSGERIPRVPTHLLGVVRDAYGGAYGRPLPAATAAARSLAAATGIQLDDTYSAKAFVVALSLARTASGTTLFWNTFDSRLL; the protein is encoded by the coding sequence ATGACGGACGAGACACCGCAGGCTCGGGGAGAACGCACAGGATCGCCGCTGCCGTTGTACGAGCGATTCCCCGCACTTCGCGCGATTCCACGCGTCTCGTTGTGCATCCTGCCGTCCCCTGTCGATCGCGTTACTGTCGACGGCGCCGAGATATGGATCAAGTCGGACGGGCTCAACGCAGCGGTTTGCGGCGGCAACAAGGCGCGAGCGCTCGAGTTCCTGCTCGCCGGTGTCGGCAGCGGCGACACTGTCATCACGACCGGCGGCGAGGGATCCACGCACGTGCTTGCCACCGCGATGCACGCACGCAGACTTGGCGCCCGTGTCATCGGCATACGATGGCGACATGACATGAATCACTCGGCGTACCGTGTCGCCGACATGATCTCCGATGAATGCGTGTCATCGCGCGTGTATGGCGGCGCGACGCGCGCGCTGCTCGCGGCACAGCTGGCCCGGCTCACTCAGCAATGCCATTACGTGCCGCTTGGCGGATCCACACCGATCGGCGTTCTCGCGCACGTCAATGCAGCGCTGGAGCTTGCGGAACAGATCCGCGCCGGAGAGTTGCCGCTGCCAGCGCGCGTAGTTGTTCCGCTCGGAAGCGGGGGGACCGTGGCCGGTCTGTCACTCGGATTCGCAATCGCGGGACTCGACATCGCGACGATCTGCGTTCAGGTGACGCCCGCCATTGTCGCCAACAGACTGCGGGTGCGGCGGCTCATCTCGCGAACCGCGCGCTTGATAGAACGATTGAGCGGAGAGCGCATTCCGCGCGTTCCAACGCATCTGCTCGGTGTCGTGCGCGACGCGTACGGCGGCGCATACGGCAGACCGCTTCCAGCTGCAACCGCGGCTGCGCGCTCACTCGCCGCGGCCACGGGAATTCAGCTCGACGACACCTATTCGGCAAAGGCGTTCGTGGTAGCACTGTCGCTTGCGCGCACTGCAAGCGGAACGACGCTGTTCTGGAACACGTTCGATTCGCGTTTGCTCTGA
- a CDS encoding DUF6496 domain-containing protein, protein MRRRKHGTLKTRGGRKVTSRKQALAIGINEAREKGEKTPRKRASKTSARKSGSRKSASRKSAPRKSAARTSARKKSTGRKSSGRKSSARKSSR, encoded by the coding sequence ATGCGCCGACGCAAGCACGGCACGCTCAAGACACGCGGCGGACGCAAGGTGACGAGCCGCAAGCAGGCACTCGCGATCGGAATAAACGAGGCGCGAGAAAAGGGTGAGAAGACGCCACGCAAGCGCGCGTCGAAGACGTCTGCCCGCAAGTCGGGCTCACGCAAGTCGGCCTCACGCAAATCCGCGCCACGCAAATCGGCTGCGCGGACCAGCGCCAGGAAGAAATCGACCGGCCGCAAATCTTCGGGCCGGAAATCCTCGGCCAGGAAGTCGTCGCGGTGA
- a CDS encoding isoprenylcysteine carboxylmethyltransferase family protein — MNEPQKDVVTKAAPAPTVSLSAAERTPAARAGAVLFRQRGWLPILFLGIPLVAPGSMSPQLWVIGIALVVVGEAWRLWGVAAAGTSTRRRSRNVNRLVTYGPFAWSRNPLYNGNFLIWMGFAVISGVFWFLPVAIVLFAIEYSLIVRFEEGVLESTFDGEYLGYKSATPRWIPRPPASPAAGDFDWPQAWRSEVSTFMQYAVLIIAFVIKSRYGIGGKPMP; from the coding sequence ATGAATGAGCCCCAGAAAGACGTAGTGACGAAGGCGGCGCCGGCACCGACGGTGTCGCTCTCAGCGGCGGAACGTACGCCGGCAGCCCGGGCTGGCGCTGTATTGTTCCGGCAGCGCGGCTGGTTGCCGATCCTCTTCCTCGGCATTCCCCTGGTCGCGCCGGGCTCGATGTCGCCGCAGCTCTGGGTGATCGGTATCGCTCTCGTGGTGGTGGGTGAAGCGTGGCGGCTCTGGGGCGTCGCCGCGGCCGGCACGTCGACGCGGCGACGCTCGCGCAACGTCAACAGACTCGTCACTTACGGTCCGTTCGCCTGGAGCCGCAATCCGCTCTACAACGGAAACTTCCTGATCTGGATGGGCTTCGCCGTAATCTCCGGCGTATTCTGGTTTCTGCCGGTAGCCATCGTTCTCTTTGCAATCGAGTACTCCCTGATCGTTCGGTTCGAGGAAGGAGTACTGGAGAGCACCTTCGACGGCGAATATCTCGGCTACAAGTCAGCGACGCCGCGCTGGATTCCACGTCCGCCCGCATCGCCCGCCGCTGGCGACTTCGACTGGCCGCAGGCGTGGCGCAGCGAAGTGAGCACCTTCATGCAATACGCGGTGCTCATCATCGCCTTCGTGATCAAGAGCCGTTACGGAATCGGCGGAAAGCCGATGCCCTGA